A single window of Onychomys torridus chromosome 8, mOncTor1.1, whole genome shotgun sequence DNA harbors:
- the C8H17orf100 gene encoding uncharacterized protein C17orf100 homolog, with protein MASPLRSKSSAPRVESIRHKETSTIRVETSSHREETSSHRVETSSRQVRTTSRQVETSQRHREGPSLTPSAKRLPRFLEVSSQHVETSSQCTETSSSHVRASSSQRVETTVHRVESPARRDKQAARQSAKMAR; from the coding sequence ATGGCCTCGCCCCTTAGGAGCAAGTCCTCCGCCCCGCGAGTGGAAAGCATCCGCCACAAGGAGACGTCAACTATCCGCGTGGAGACATCGTCCCACCGCGAGGAAACATCATCCCACCGCGTGGAGACGTCCTCCCGGCAGGTTCGAACAACTTCCCGGCAGGTGGAGACCTCTCAGCGCCACCGGGAGGggccctccctcaccccctcGGCGAAGCGACTCCCTAGATTCCTCGAGGTGTCCTCCCAGCACGTGGAAACCTCCTCGCAGTGCACGGAAACGTCTTCCAGCCACGTCAGGGCGTCGTCATCCCAGCGGGTGGAGACGACTGTGCACCGTGTAGAGAGCCCAGCCAGGCGGGACAAGCAAGCTGCTCGCCAGAGTGCCAAAATGGCCCGATGA
- the Med31 gene encoding mediator of RNA polymerase II transcription subunit 31 gives MAAAVAMETDDAGNRLRFQLELEFVQCLANPNYLNFLAQRGYFKDKAFVNYLKYLLYWKEPEYAKYLKYPQCLHMLELLQYEHFRKELVNAQCAKFIDEQQILHWQHYSRKRMRLQQALAEQQQQNNTAGK, from the exons ATGGCTGCGGCCGTCGCTATGGAGACAG atgatgCTGGAAATCGACTTCGGTTTCAGTTGGAGTTGGAATTTGTGCAATGTTTAGCCAACCCAAATTACCTTAATT TTCTTGCCCAGAGAGGTTACTTCAAAGACAAAGCTTTTGTTAATTATCTTAAGTACTTGCTTTACTGGAAAGAACCAGAATATGCCAAGTATCTAAA GTACCCTCAGTGTTTACACATGCTAGAACTGCTCCAATATGAACACTTTCGAAAGGAGCTGGTGAATGCTCAGTGTGCGAAATTCATTGACGAACAGCAGATTCTACACTGGCAGCACTACTCCCGGAAGCGGATGCGTCTCCAGCAAGCCCTGGCAGAACAGCAACAGCAGAATAACACAGCAGGAAAATGA
- the Txndc17 gene encoding thioredoxin domain-containing protein 17, with translation MSEESWRQKEISADQSDCPTELWSSEAPVAPHSSSGTSLPEICPRPTSARLEAAGPQSASRALLGTVPMATFEEVSVSGFEEFDQAVKEHEGKTIFAYFSGSKDAEGKSWCPDCVEAEPVVREGLKHVTEDCVFIYCQVGDRPYWKDPSNDFRQKLKLTAVPTLLKYGTPQKLVESECLQPNLVEMIFSED, from the exons ATGTCAGAAGAGAGCTGGCGCCAAAAAGAAATTTCAGCAGACCAAAGTGACTGTCCTACCGAGTTATGGTCTTCCGAGGCTCCCGTAGCACCGCACAGCTCCAGCGGCACCTCCCTCCCGGAAATTTGTCCACGCCCTACTTCGGCCCGCCTAGAGGCGGCAGGTCCCCAGAGCGCCTCCCGAGCTCTTCTCGGGACTGTACCCATGGCCACCTTCGAGGAGGTGAGCGTGTCCGGCTTCGAGGAGTTCGACCAGGCTGTGAAGGAGCACGAGGGCAAGACCATTTTCGCCTATTTTAGTGGTTCTAAGGATGCCGAAGGGAAGAGCTGGTGTCCGGACTGTGTGGAAG ctgagccAGTCGTTCGAGAGGGACTGAAGCATGTTACTGAAGACTGTGTGTTCATCTACTGCCAAGTAGGAGACAGACCTTA CTGGAAAGACCCAAGTAATGACTTCAGACAAAAACTGAAATTAACTGCAGTGCCTACACTACTTAAATATGGAACA CCTCAAAAACTTGTGGAATCTGAGTGCCTTCAACCCAACCTCGTGGAAATGATATTCTCTGAAGATTAA